A window of the Chloroflexota bacterium genome harbors these coding sequences:
- a CDS encoding aquaporin, which translates to MTMSLQPRVLLAEFVGTTLLVFVAMMTTSMAQVGFGGIAAGDLLIPAFGHACILAGLVYAIGHVSGCHINPAVTLSLASIGKFPLRQVPPYVVAQIAGGLFGALLHAWTWPMGHGTAMTLPAAEVSAGQAVLLEAVMTFLLVTVIIGVALSGKVPAAAAGVAIGSTLGALILVGGAITGASMNPARSLGPAIVNWKFEAHWIYWLGPIAGGLAAGVVGVLTHNLRRGADDG; encoded by the coding sequence ATGACCATGTCGCTCCAGCCTCGAGTCCTGCTGGCCGAGTTCGTCGGCACGACGCTGCTCGTGTTCGTGGCGATGATGACGACATCCATGGCGCAAGTCGGGTTCGGCGGCATCGCCGCCGGCGACCTGCTCATCCCAGCCTTTGGCCACGCCTGCATTCTGGCGGGGCTGGTGTACGCCATCGGCCACGTGTCCGGCTGCCACATCAACCCCGCCGTGACGCTGAGCCTGGCGTCCATCGGCAAGTTCCCGCTGCGGCAAGTCCCTCCGTACGTCGTGGCGCAGATCGCGGGAGGACTGTTCGGTGCGCTGCTGCACGCCTGGACCTGGCCGATGGGTCATGGCACGGCCATGACGCTGCCCGCGGCGGAGGTGAGCGCCGGCCAGGCCGTCCTGCTCGAAGCCGTGATGACGTTCCTGCTGGTGACCGTGATCATCGGCGTAGCTCTGAGCGGCAAGGTGCCGGCGGCCGCGGCGGGCGTCGCCATTGGCTCCACGCTGGGAGCCTTGATCCTCGTGGGAGGCGCGATCACCGGCGCCTCGATGAACCCGGCGCGCAGCCTGGGCCCCGCCATCGTGAACTGGAAATTCGAGGCGCACTGGATCTATTGGCTCGGACCGATCGCCGGCGGACTCGCCGCGGGCGTCGTCGGCGTGCTCACGCACAACCTGCGGCGCGGCGCCGATGACGGTTAG
- a CDS encoding peptidoglycan DD-metalloendopeptidase family protein gives MPEPPDVTHSHLWRPGQPINRRALLGVSLLGAAAVATTPLLAQSVTEEEIEATEQEIERVDSERRAAEALVAASIARESTLQQQLAVIDRDRYLAAQRLIQVKRELETVELEVFDINQSIGDLNVALASETSVLERKARSLYKAGRTTLLEQVLAADSFASALDRAASLERLLARGVADIGQLRLRRSEIQLRTADLTARLDRQQELQAEAESIEAELVRRSEEQRDLIFNVQQEQAERQEDVRAFERESEAIAYRVRLLRDIYERQLVEEERRRAAAEALERAQQFASDVIRQQNPGAAGPYIWPLLGLITTEYGGCTFGQCPHLGMDIAASSGTPIVAANDGVVLAAGLVVPGDRRASYGMIVIIAHSETEETLYAHLDDLTWPPPVTPGQFVSRGQTIGFVGLTGWTTGPHLHLEYRVGGAASDPRQVLV, from the coding sequence ATGCCTGAACCGCCGGACGTGACGCACTCGCACTTGTGGCGACCTGGCCAGCCGATCAACCGCCGTGCGCTGCTTGGCGTATCGCTCCTCGGCGCGGCGGCGGTGGCGACGACCCCGCTGCTCGCCCAATCGGTGACCGAGGAAGAGATCGAGGCCACCGAGCAGGAAATCGAGCGTGTGGACAGTGAGCGGCGCGCCGCCGAGGCGCTCGTGGCGGCGTCGATCGCGCGCGAAAGCACGCTGCAGCAGCAACTGGCCGTCATCGACCGCGACCGCTACTTGGCCGCCCAGCGGCTCATCCAAGTCAAGCGGGAGCTCGAGACCGTGGAGCTCGAAGTCTTCGACATCAACCAGTCCATCGGCGATCTCAACGTCGCGTTGGCCAGCGAGACCTCGGTGCTCGAGCGGAAGGCGCGATCGCTGTATAAAGCGGGCCGCACGACGTTGTTGGAACAGGTCCTCGCCGCCGACTCCTTCGCCAGCGCGCTCGACCGCGCGGCGTCGCTCGAGCGGTTGCTGGCGCGCGGCGTCGCCGACATTGGCCAGCTCCGGTTGCGGCGCAGCGAGATTCAGCTGCGCACGGCCGATCTGACGGCCCGTCTCGACCGGCAGCAGGAGCTGCAGGCCGAAGCCGAGTCGATCGAGGCCGAGCTGGTGCGTCGGTCCGAGGAGCAGCGCGACCTCATCTTCAACGTGCAGCAGGAGCAGGCGGAGCGCCAGGAGGATGTGCGGGCCTTTGAACGTGAGTCGGAGGCCATCGCCTACCGCGTGCGGCTCCTGCGTGACATCTACGAACGGCAACTGGTTGAAGAGGAGCGTCGGCGGGCGGCCGCTGAGGCGCTGGAGCGGGCGCAACAGTTCGCGAGCGACGTCATCAGGCAGCAGAACCCCGGCGCGGCCGGCCCCTATATCTGGCCGCTGCTGGGCCTCATCACCACCGAGTACGGCGGGTGCACCTTCGGGCAGTGCCCCCACCTGGGCATGGATATTGCCGCCTCGTCGGGCACGCCCATCGTCGCGGCCAACGACGGCGTGGTGCTCGCCGCGGGCCTTGTGGTGCCGGGCGACCGGCGCGCGTCCTACGGGATGATCGTGATCATTGCCCACAGCGAAACCGAAGAGACCCTCTACGCCCATCTCGACGACCTCACCTGGCCCCCGCCAGTCACGCCCGGGCAGTTTGTGAGCCGCGGGCAGACGATTGGGTTCGTTGGCCTGACCGGCTGGACCACCGGCCCCCACCTCCACCTGGAATACCGGGTTGGCGGGGCCGCTAGTGACCCGCGGCAGGTGCTGGTCTAG
- a CDS encoding DUF169 domain-containing protein → MTSTPHADLAARLQTALDLEYPPVAVARVDARPAGIAAWTDAVPSACTFWRRAEEQVFFADEAAHMGCPIGAMVMGFELPAPKQEELMGLVGDMCALAYIREEEIPHIPHFDQGPKGAVYGPLATFPLAPDNVILWLTPKQTMYLEESLGGTLWTGPQDGVFGRPACGVLPTAAGRDAASISLGCIGMRTFTEIPDAYVLAAIPGSALETLADGLDATLVVNGTMEAQYQQMKAAV, encoded by the coding sequence ATGACGTCCACGCCCCACGCCGATCTGGCCGCCCGACTTCAGACCGCCCTTGACCTCGAGTATCCGCCGGTGGCGGTCGCGCGCGTGGACGCGCGCCCGGCAGGGATCGCGGCGTGGACCGACGCGGTGCCGTCGGCGTGCACGTTTTGGCGCCGCGCCGAGGAGCAGGTGTTCTTCGCCGATGAGGCGGCGCACATGGGCTGTCCCATCGGGGCGATGGTGATGGGATTCGAGCTGCCCGCCCCCAAACAGGAAGAGCTGATGGGCCTGGTCGGCGACATGTGCGCGCTGGCCTACATCCGCGAAGAGGAGATTCCGCACATTCCGCACTTCGATCAGGGTCCGAAGGGCGCGGTCTACGGTCCCCTGGCGACGTTTCCGCTCGCACCCGACAACGTGATCCTGTGGCTGACGCCCAAGCAGACGATGTATCTCGAAGAGAGCCTGGGCGGCACGCTGTGGACCGGTCCGCAAGACGGCGTGTTCGGCCGTCCCGCCTGCGGCGTGCTGCCGACGGCCGCGGGGCGCGACGCGGCCTCGATTTCGCTCGGTTGCATCGGCATGCGCACGTTTACCGAAATCCCCGACGCCTACGTGCTGGCCGCCATCCCCGGCAGCGCGCTGGAGACGCTGGCGGATGGCCTCGACGCGACGCTGGTGGTGAACGGAACCATGGAGGCCCAGTACCAGCAGATGAAAGCCGCCGTCTAG
- a CDS encoding Fur family transcriptional regulator translates to MKSAWINRTLAALRDAGGRVTEQRRLILAAIDAAPAGISAEELVSAVQRSDGDASRSTVYRTLDLLRDIDAVETVHPSPEQHRYLARRSPDQHHVVCQTCGTVEIIERCTFDAITNEVELETGFAVTGHSLEVFGLCGPCHSTAN, encoded by the coding sequence ATGAAGTCCGCCTGGATCAACCGCACCCTCGCCGCCCTGCGCGACGCGGGCGGCCGCGTCACCGAACAACGGCGCCTCATCCTTGCGGCCATCGACGCGGCGCCGGCCGGAATTTCAGCCGAAGAGCTGGTCAGCGCGGTGCAGCGATCCGATGGCGACGCGTCGCGAAGCACCGTGTACCGCACGCTGGACCTCCTGCGGGACATCGACGCGGTGGAAACGGTGCACCCCTCACCGGAGCAACACCGCTATCTGGCGCGCCGGTCGCCCGATCAGCACCACGTCGTGTGCCAAACCTGCGGCACCGTCGAAATCATCGAACGGTGCACGTTCGACGCGATCACCAACGAGGTTGAGCTCGAGACCGGATTCGCCGTGACCGGCCACAGCCTGGAAGTGTTTGGGCTGTGCGGTCCGTGCCACAGCACCGCGAACTAG
- a CDS encoding cyclopropane-fatty-acyl-phospholipid synthase, translating to MINPIHAAAGALVFSRLRRWSGSTLRLKLSDGSRRVFGPSEAPRRVQVDVHHTRFFTRLLLGGTTGAGESYMAGDWSSPDLTALLQEALRNGPRLGLESHASVLARLLNAWRHRRRANTKAGSERNIHAHYDLGNSFYRLFLDESLTYSCARWPEGCDDLGQAQRTKLQDICDKLELSPDHHVLEIGSGWGGFALHAAQTTGCRVTGITISREQLELSRKRVAEAGLGDRVDIQYCDYRDIEGQYDRVVSIEMFEAVGRAYWRCFFEVCGRVLRPGGRMLLQTIAIPDADVDLPYRGAGWISRYIFPGGLLPAMCEIAEAAATPRGDLAVRTVDEIGPHYVRTLDTWRERFWSRIDDVRRLGFDETFVRMWDFYLATCSAAFAAGHTRDVQVLLEHVGEAAEPSGEVVALGTAS from the coding sequence ATGATCAATCCCATCCACGCTGCGGCGGGCGCCCTCGTCTTCAGTCGTCTCCGTCGGTGGTCCGGCAGCACGCTGCGGCTCAAACTCTCCGACGGCTCGCGGCGCGTCTTCGGTCCCAGCGAAGCACCTCGCCGGGTGCAGGTGGATGTCCACCACACGCGGTTCTTTACGCGCCTGCTCCTCGGCGGGACGACCGGCGCGGGCGAGTCCTACATGGCCGGCGATTGGTCCAGCCCCGACCTGACAGCCCTGCTGCAAGAGGCGCTGCGCAACGGACCGCGCCTAGGGCTGGAGTCGCACGCCAGCGTGCTCGCGCGCCTGCTGAACGCCTGGCGCCACCGGCGGCGGGCCAACACCAAGGCCGGCAGCGAGCGAAACATTCACGCGCACTACGACCTCGGCAACAGCTTCTACCGGCTGTTCCTCGACGAGTCGCTCACCTACTCTTGCGCGCGCTGGCCGGAAGGTTGCGACGACCTTGGCCAGGCCCAGCGAACCAAGCTGCAAGACATCTGCGACAAGCTGGAGCTGAGCCCCGACCACCACGTGCTTGAAATTGGGAGCGGATGGGGCGGCTTCGCGCTTCACGCCGCCCAGACGACCGGGTGCCGCGTGACCGGCATCACGATTTCGCGAGAACAGCTCGAGCTTTCACGAAAGCGTGTCGCCGAGGCGGGCTTGGGCGACCGCGTGGATATCCAGTACTGCGACTATCGCGACATCGAGGGGCAATACGACCGCGTGGTCTCCATTGAGATGTTCGAGGCCGTCGGGCGTGCCTATTGGCGATGCTTCTTCGAAGTCTGCGGGCGCGTTTTGCGGCCGGGCGGCCGGATGCTGCTGCAGACCATTGCCATTCCCGACGCCGACGTCGACCTGCCCTACCGCGGCGCCGGATGGATCAGCCGCTACATCTTCCCTGGCGGGCTGTTGCCGGCCATGTGCGAGATCGCCGAGGCCGCGGCGACGCCGCGCGGCGACCTTGCCGTCCGGACCGTGGATGAGATCGGCCCGCACTACGTCCGCACCCTGGATACGTGGCGCGAGCGCTTTTGGAGCCGCATCGACGACGTCCGGCGGCTGGGTTTCGACGAGACCTTCGTGCGGATGTGGGACTTCTACCTGGCCACGTGCTCGGCGGCGTTTGCCGCCGGGCACACGCGCGATGTCCAGGTATTGCTGGAGCACGTTGGAGAAGCGGCCGAGCCCTCCGGCGAGGTCGTCGCCCTCGGCACGGCCTCCTAA
- a CDS encoding acyl-CoA desaturase, with amino-acid sequence MTSETVPAVRRDAPESESPSRVHAVVRNLPFTLVHLLALAAIWTGVSWPAVVVCLGLYWMRVFFVTGFYHRYFSHRSYRTSRVFQAVIAFLGTTAMQKGPLWWAGHHRFHHRHSDDEEDVHSPLHGGFWWAHIGWLIRVSRDDTRWEEVKDLARYPELRFFESHYRLGMAAYAGGVIGLGFWLEHAFPQTGVTWGQVLVWGFVISTVMLWHTTYLINSGAHMWGSRRFDTNDTSRNNFWLALVTMGEGWHNNHHRYPGAERNGFYWYEVDVTHWLLTVLSWFGLVWDLRRPPRHIYESASR; translated from the coding sequence GTGACCTCTGAGACCGTACCCGCCGTCCGGCGGGACGCTCCCGAGTCCGAGTCCCCGTCGCGCGTGCACGCCGTCGTTCGCAACCTCCCCTTCACGCTGGTGCACCTCTTGGCGCTTGCCGCCATTTGGACAGGTGTGAGCTGGCCGGCCGTGGTGGTGTGCCTGGGCCTCTACTGGATGCGCGTGTTCTTCGTCACCGGCTTCTACCACCGGTACTTCTCCCATCGCAGCTATCGCACGTCGCGGGTATTTCAGGCGGTGATCGCCTTTCTGGGCACGACCGCCATGCAAAAGGGGCCGCTGTGGTGGGCCGGGCACCACCGATTTCACCACCGGCACTCGGACGATGAGGAGGATGTCCACTCGCCGCTGCACGGCGGTTTCTGGTGGGCGCACATCGGCTGGCTCATCCGCGTGAGCCGCGACGACACGCGCTGGGAAGAGGTCAAGGACTTGGCCCGCTATCCCGAGCTGCGCTTCTTCGAGAGCCACTACCGGCTCGGCATGGCGGCCTATGCGGGCGGAGTGATTGGCCTTGGATTCTGGCTGGAGCACGCATTCCCACAGACGGGCGTCACCTGGGGGCAGGTGCTCGTGTGGGGCTTTGTCATCAGCACGGTGATGCTGTGGCACACCACCTACCTCATCAACTCCGGCGCTCACATGTGGGGCAGCCGCCGGTTCGATACCAACGACACCAGCCGCAACAACTTCTGGCTGGCCCTGGTCACCATGGGCGAGGGCTGGCACAACAACCACCACCGCTATCCCGGGGCCGAGCGCAACGGGTTCTATTGGTACGAAGTCGATGTCACGCACTGGCTGCTCACGGTGCTCAGTTGGTTCGGCCTCGTGTGGGACCTGCGCCGTCCGCCGCGCCACATCTATGAGAGCGCCTCGCGCTAG
- a CDS encoding TIGR01777 family oxidoreductase, producing the protein MRVALTGGSGLIGGAVTAALLADGHEVIHLVRPPRRAAEGQVAWDPAGGTIDAGGLEGLDAVVHLAGEPTTAWRWTAAKKRRIYASRVDGTRLLAETLAVLQSRPRVFVSYSAVGYYGDRGDEVLREDSPPGSGFLAKVATDWEAAAHPATGREIRVVHLRGAPVVAGHSAFLTRQAPAFKLGLGGPLGSGRQWWPWVALEDVVGVVRHVLARDDIRGPVNVVAPELCTNFEFARTLGRVLGRPALLPVPSPLLRAAMGEIAGEMLLASQRVEPARLVESGYHFHFPMLEPALRHALSRPFA; encoded by the coding sequence GTGCGGGTAGCGCTCACCGGCGGTAGCGGCCTCATCGGCGGCGCGGTCACCGCCGCGCTCCTGGCCGATGGCCATGAGGTCATCCATCTCGTCCGCCCGCCCCGTCGCGCCGCCGAGGGTCAGGTCGCCTGGGATCCAGCCGGCGGCACCATTGACGCGGGCGGTCTCGAGGGCCTCGACGCCGTCGTGCACCTGGCTGGTGAGCCGACGACCGCCTGGCGTTGGACGGCCGCCAAGAAGCGCCGCATCTACGCCAGCCGGGTGGACGGAACGCGGCTGCTGGCCGAGACGCTGGCCGTGTTGCAGTCTCGCCCCCGCGTCTTCGTGTCCTATTCCGCAGTGGGGTATTACGGCGACCGCGGCGACGAAGTCCTGCGTGAGGACAGCCCGCCGGGGTCAGGTTTTCTGGCGAAGGTCGCGACCGACTGGGAGGCCGCCGCGCATCCCGCCACCGGCCGCGAAATCCGGGTAGTGCATCTGCGCGGCGCGCCGGTTGTGGCGGGCCACTCCGCGTTTCTGACGCGCCAGGCGCCCGCCTTCAAGCTTGGGCTGGGCGGCCCGCTGGGCAGCGGCCGCCAGTGGTGGCCGTGGGTGGCGCTGGAGGATGTCGTCGGGGTCGTGCGGCATGTGCTGGCGCGCGACGACATTAGGGGCCCTGTCAACGTCGTGGCTCCGGAGCTGTGCACCAATTTCGAGTTTGCGCGCACCTTGGGTCGGGTGCTTGGCCGACCGGCCCTGCTGCCGGTGCCATCGCCGCTTCTGCGAGCGGCGATGGGCGAGATCGCCGGCGAGATGCTGCTGGCCAGCCAGCGCGTCGAGCCGGCCCGGCTCGTCGAGTCCGGCTACCACTTCCACTTTCCAATGCTGGAGCCCGCCCTGCGCCACGCGCTCAGTCGCCCGTTCGCCTGA
- a CDS encoding Xaa-Pro peptidase family protein, whose translation MLSTEGCRARTRRLLECVDADVEALVVTRPEHVFYLANYMPSPNDIHHRAPQYLVIQRDGPTTLVLDGFAKLDGEPAVDEVIHGPWGVAEPDVTRAHCTARAAIDLIGKLGSAIVGVEHAAVPAAFVEAAHDVRDIEPHLGLMRQVKDPDELELIRAAVRVGEAMHAASWECLAPGMREIDAYAAIVTAGLEVAEGPFVMMCEFISGPRVVPRRGDPGPRVMEPGDNVVMDLFPYVNGYRCDLTNTITLGGRPTPGQQDAFDAVHEALTASEAMIRPGVRAHEIYAVQDAVLRRANPDWGLPGHAGHSLGLEHPEAPDFVPGVEGEVLEGMVIALEPGAYGMPFHGVRLEHNYRVTADGLERLSNHRLGLV comes from the coding sequence ATGCTCAGCACTGAAGGATGTCGGGCGCGCACGCGCCGCTTGCTCGAATGCGTCGACGCCGACGTGGAGGCGCTCGTCGTCACGCGGCCCGAGCACGTTTTCTACCTGGCCAACTACATGCCGTCGCCCAACGACATTCACCACCGCGCGCCGCAGTACCTGGTCATCCAACGCGACGGTCCGACGACGCTCGTCCTCGACGGATTCGCGAAGCTCGACGGCGAGCCCGCCGTTGACGAGGTGATCCACGGTCCCTGGGGCGTGGCGGAGCCCGACGTGACCCGCGCCCACTGCACGGCCCGTGCGGCGATCGACCTGATTGGCAAGCTCGGGAGCGCGATTGTCGGCGTCGAGCATGCCGCCGTGCCCGCCGCGTTCGTCGAGGCGGCGCACGACGTGCGGGACATCGAGCCGCACCTGGGCCTCATGCGCCAGGTCAAGGACCCCGATGAGCTGGAGCTGATCCGCGCCGCCGTGCGCGTCGGCGAGGCCATGCACGCGGCCTCGTGGGAGTGCCTGGCGCCCGGCATGCGCGAGATCGACGCCTACGCCGCCATCGTGACCGCCGGCCTGGAAGTGGCCGAAGGCCCGTTTGTGATGATGTGCGAGTTCATCTCCGGCCCCCGCGTTGTGCCGCGCCGCGGCGACCCCGGCCCGCGCGTCATGGAACCCGGCGACAACGTCGTCATGGACCTGTTCCCCTACGTCAACGGTTACCGCTGCGACCTCACCAACACCATCACCCTCGGCGGGCGGCCCACGCCGGGGCAGCAGGACGCCTTCGACGCGGTGCACGAGGCGCTGACGGCGTCCGAGGCCATGATTCGCCCCGGCGTGCGCGCGCACGAAATCTACGCCGTGCAGGACGCCGTGCTGCGGCGGGCCAACCCGGACTGGGGTCTGCCGGGCCACGCCGGACACTCGCTCGGTCTTGAGCATCCCGAGGCGCCGGACTTCGTTCCGGGCGTCGAAGGCGAGGTGCTGGAGGGCATGGTCATCGCCCTCGAGCCGGGCGCCTACGGCATGCCCTTCCACGGCGTGCGCCTGGAGCACAACTATCGCGTCACCGCCGATGGTTTGGAGCGGCTCTCGAATCACCGGCTGGGGCTGGTGTAG
- a CDS encoding DUF488 domain-containing protein, with the protein MRLYTIGFTKTSAADFFGRLLASRAKRVVDVRLNNVSQLAGFAKRDDLAYFLREICRMEYVHAPNLAPTKEMLDAYRKEHRDWATYEREFLALMDDRRIQETPSVRQALADGCLLCSEDTPEHCHRRLVAEYLGRHWEDLEVVHL; encoded by the coding sequence TTGAGGCTCTACACCATCGGCTTCACAAAGACCTCCGCCGCCGACTTCTTTGGGCGCCTTCTGGCCTCGCGTGCGAAGCGAGTCGTGGATGTGCGGCTGAACAACGTCTCGCAACTGGCGGGCTTCGCCAAGCGAGATGACCTGGCCTACTTTCTCCGCGAGATTTGTCGGATGGAGTACGTCCATGCGCCCAATCTGGCGCCCACCAAGGAGATGCTCGACGCATACCGCAAAGAGCATCGCGATTGGGCGACCTACGAGCGAGAGTTTCTCGCGCTGATGGATGATCGGCGCATCCAGGAAACGCCGAGCGTACGGCAGGCCCTCGCCGACGGATGCTTGCTATGCAGCGAGGACACGCCGGAACATTGCCACCGGCGCCTTGTGGCGGAGTATCTCGGTCGGCATTGGGAAGACCTCGAAGTCGTCCACCTCTAG
- a CDS encoding DUF488 domain-containing protein has translation MSATQHPVLTIGHSNHSLEAFLELLRTHGIDEVADVRSSPYSRYTPHFGHRVLSEALESAGIGYAFLGGELGGRPRDRSCYDAEGRVRYDRLAESDEFDDGIRQIVHGADERRIVLMCAEKEPLDCHRTLLVARALVDREVDVAHIHADGSLEEHAAAMDRLVSLHKLSPVQQIEMFAMEGPDNGGTPRSRDDLIADAMARQTAKVAYVGAESTVGGDDWENGS, from the coding sequence GTGAGCGCAACGCAGCACCCGGTTCTCACCATCGGGCACTCCAACCATTCGCTTGAAGCGTTTCTGGAGTTGCTTCGGACGCATGGCATCGATGAAGTGGCGGATGTTCGGTCGTCGCCGTACAGCCGGTATACACCGCACTTCGGCCATCGAGTCCTGTCCGAGGCGCTGGAAAGCGCCGGAATCGGCTATGCGTTCCTGGGCGGAGAGCTGGGCGGCCGACCACGGGATCGGTCGTGCTATGACGCCGAGGGGAGAGTGCGATACGACCGGCTGGCGGAAAGCGACGAGTTCGACGACGGCATCCGGCAGATCGTTCACGGCGCCGATGAGCGTCGCATCGTGCTGATGTGCGCGGAGAAGGAGCCGCTGGACTGTCACCGCACGCTGCTGGTCGCCAGGGCGCTGGTCGACCGCGAGGTGGACGTGGCACACATCCATGCGGACGGCAGCCTTGAAGAGCACGCCGCCGCCATGGACCGGCTGGTGAGCCTGCACAAGCTGTCGCCAGTCCAGCAGATTGAAATGTTCGCGATGGAGGGTCCCGACAACGGGGGGACGCCTCGCTCCCGTGATGATTTGATCGCCGATGCGATGGCCCGTCAGACGGCGAAAGTGGCGTATGTCGGCGCGGAATCGACCGTCGGCGGGGACGACTGGGAGAATGGCTCTTGA
- a CDS encoding phytanoyl-CoA dioxygenase family protein, with translation MAVEAATQRIDDRDWAALTLGERIRQIEVEGYLVLPDLLTSEQVAGLKAVTATWETIATDYSKSQQVRPGVEFAGGLMNDLIANPPTLEFLRALCGPDIILMSVAYARSEPGHPGISLHTDGQPYGSRIFGQGGSTPFMVRVLYYLDDLTPEVSPFRVVPRSHLSFHADANPYLRFEGHPEEVMVPAKAGSAVLINHRVFHGNFPNTGDRPREMIAIAYRPAWAGPQGDVPAWDADAVAALPDHVRSLFADRNTRHWLPEGGNKPEGMQSEAPGMNPSRWELV, from the coding sequence ATGGCCGTTGAGGCGGCGACGCAGCGGATTGATGACCGGGACTGGGCGGCGCTGACCCTTGGCGAGCGCATCCGGCAAATCGAGGTCGAGGGCTACCTGGTGCTGCCCGACCTGCTCACCTCCGAGCAGGTGGCCGGCCTCAAGGCGGTCACGGCGACCTGGGAAACCATTGCCACCGACTACAGCAAGAGCCAGCAGGTGCGCCCCGGCGTGGAGTTCGCCGGCGGTCTGATGAACGATCTCATCGCGAATCCGCCGACGCTGGAGTTCCTGCGCGCGCTCTGCGGTCCGGACATCATCCTGATGTCGGTGGCCTACGCCCGCTCGGAGCCGGGCCATCCCGGCATCAGCCTGCACACCGACGGCCAGCCTTACGGATCCAGGATCTTCGGTCAGGGCGGCAGCACGCCGTTCATGGTCCGGGTGCTCTACTACCTCGACGACCTGACGCCCGAGGTCTCGCCGTTTCGCGTCGTACCGCGGTCGCATCTCTCGTTCCACGCCGACGCGAATCCATATCTCCGGTTCGAGGGCCACCCCGAAGAAGTCATGGTCCCGGCCAAGGCGGGATCGGCCGTGCTGATCAACCACCGCGTGTTCCACGGCAACTTCCCCAACACCGGCGATCGGCCGCGGGAGATGATCGCCATCGCCTATCGGCCCGCCTGGGCGGGGCCGCAGGGCGACGTGCCGGCCTGGGACGCCGATGCCGTGGCGGCGCTGCCCGACCACGTGCGCTCGCTCTTCGCCGACCGCAACACCCGCCACTGGCTACCCGAGGGCGGCAACAAACCCGAGGGAATGCAGTCCGAGGCGCCGGGCATGAACCCCAGCCGCTGGGAGTTGGTCTAG
- a CDS encoding Gfo/Idh/MocA family oxidoreductase: MSASDRPLRVAIAGCHRMLDRVGQSHNWAAAFDAVPDTEIVGVFDYGDETRREFKAAWGDHIPDFNDYPRMLEAVDPDIVCIATRQTMHADQCEQAVAAGARGVFFEKPLCTTMEEVDRIVNACEANGVGVVYGLDRAWWPPYVHLAKLLADGMIGEVQAVFGFGLAQLLNHGCHWLDVMLTLAGHPEPTWAAGYVNDVSSLPADARDRLDPPGRGMFGWDENKFAHVMREGAPSHAYEVLGTDGRLLVTNDASDALVWRVREGFGFLGREGLAAEPLELPDRGGLADAGRVAVGDLVAAIRDGRPSICGLDRARLVTELGFAFHESHLQGGARVALPLQERNVRVPSYEWGNEAPSAE; the protein is encoded by the coding sequence ATGAGCGCTTCGGATCGTCCTCTACGGGTGGCGATTGCCGGCTGCCACCGCATGCTGGATCGCGTGGGGCAGAGCCACAACTGGGCGGCGGCGTTCGACGCGGTGCCCGACACCGAGATCGTCGGCGTCTTCGACTACGGCGACGAGACGCGGCGCGAGTTCAAGGCGGCCTGGGGCGATCACATCCCCGACTTCAACGACTATCCGCGGATGCTCGAAGCGGTCGACCCCGACATCGTCTGCATCGCCACGCGGCAAACCATGCACGCGGACCAGTGCGAGCAGGCCGTCGCGGCCGGAGCGCGGGGCGTGTTCTTCGAGAAGCCGCTGTGCACGACCATGGAAGAGGTCGATCGCATCGTCAACGCGTGCGAGGCCAACGGCGTGGGCGTGGTCTATGGCCTCGACCGCGCCTGGTGGCCGCCCTACGTGCATCTGGCCAAGCTGCTGGCGGACGGGATGATCGGCGAGGTGCAGGCGGTGTTCGGCTTTGGCCTGGCGCAGCTGCTCAACCACGGCTGCCACTGGCTGGACGTGATGCTTACGCTCGCGGGACATCCGGAGCCAACCTGGGCCGCCGGCTATGTCAACGACGTCTCCAGCCTGCCGGCGGACGCGCGGGACCGGCTGGATCCGCCGGGACGCGGGATGTTCGGCTGGGACGAGAACAAGTTCGCGCACGTGATGCGCGAGGGCGCGCCGAGTCATGCCTACGAAGTGCTGGGGACCGACGGCCGGCTGCTGGTCACCAACGATGCCAGCGACGCCCTGGTGTGGCGCGTGCGCGAGGGCTTCGGCTTTCTGGGCCGCGAAGGCCTGGCGGCCGAGCCGCTGGAGCTACCCGACCGAGGCGGTCTGGCGGACGCCGGCCGCGTGGCCGTCGGGGACCTCGTGGCCGCGATTCGCGACGGCCGGCCCTCGATCTGCGGGCTGGACCGCGCGCGCCTAGTGACCGAGCTGGGATTCGCCTTCCACGAGTCACACCTTCAGGGCGGCGCGCGCGTGGCGCTGCCGCTGCAGGAACGGAACGTGCGCGTGCCGTCCTACGAATGGGGCAACGAGGCGCCCTCGGCCGAGTAG